In Lewinellaceae bacterium, a single window of DNA contains:
- a CDS encoding D-alanyl-D-alanine carboxypeptidase, whose translation MRLKLLFILLLLGFALHAQKGSDKKLNGLSQLFSSSEVFPRIFSGFALFDPESQSMVFEKDADKYYTPASNTKILTFYTALKVLEDSIPALRYIEKGDSLIFWGTGNPLFLHPALPQDSSLLKWLRDTSRQLFFSAHNFREERFGPGWAWDDYNDYYQAERSAFPIYGNTAFFERDSLAEGFVAHPRYFQNHIAFNPRLDNHRPLIRRREHANVFEYNSRALTGLPFAREVPFVTTPEVIATLLADTLGRPVQLIDLMNVVPKEAKTLYSPIPDTLYRRLMQDSDNFIAEQLLLACSEKVSGSLDGQEAIRYAIDSLFRNVPDTLVWRDGSGLSRYNLFAPRSIVGILELIYRELPQERLFSIFPAGGVSGTIRDLYADTQPYVYAKTGTLSNRHCLSGYLLAQSGKVYIFSFMNNNYLGSSTPVKKEMEKVLRYIRDNF comes from the coding sequence ATGCGCCTGAAGCTGCTATTCATCTTATTACTGCTGGGCTTTGCCCTTCACGCTCAGAAAGGTAGCGATAAAAAGCTGAACGGCCTGAGCCAGCTCTTTAGCAGCTCAGAAGTATTTCCCCGCATCTTTTCGGGCTTTGCCCTTTTCGATCCGGAAAGCCAAAGCATGGTCTTTGAAAAAGACGCGGACAAATATTACACTCCCGCTTCCAATACCAAAATCCTTACCTTTTATACCGCCCTGAAAGTGTTGGAAGATTCCATCCCCGCCCTGCGCTACATCGAAAAGGGCGACTCGCTCATCTTTTGGGGGACGGGCAACCCTCTGTTCCTGCATCCGGCCTTGCCACAGGACAGCAGCCTGCTGAAATGGCTGCGCGACACAAGCCGGCAGTTGTTCTTCTCCGCCCACAACTTCCGGGAAGAGCGCTTCGGCCCCGGCTGGGCCTGGGATGACTACAACGATTATTACCAGGCGGAACGGTCGGCCTTTCCCATTTACGGCAACACGGCCTTTTTCGAGCGCGACAGCCTGGCGGAGGGCTTTGTAGCTCACCCTCGCTACTTCCAGAACCACATTGCCTTCAATCCCCGGCTGGACAACCACCGCCCCCTCATCCGGCGGAGGGAGCACGCCAATGTTTTCGAATACAACAGCCGCGCCCTCACCGGCCTCCCTTTTGCCCGCGAAGTGCCCTTTGTAACTACCCCGGAGGTGATCGCCACCCTGCTGGCCGATACGTTAGGGCGGCCCGTGCAATTGATCGATCTGATGAACGTGGTTCCGAAAGAGGCCAAAACCCTTTACTCGCCCATCCCCGACACCCTTTACCGCCGCCTGATGCAGGACAGCGACAACTTCATCGCCGAACAACTGCTGCTGGCCTGCTCCGAAAAGGTGAGCGGTAGCCTGGACGGCCAGGAGGCCATCCGCTACGCCATTGATAGCCTTTTCCGGAACGTCCCCGATACCCTCGTCTGGCGCGACGGCTCAGGGTTGTCGCGGTACAACCTGTTCGCCCCGCGCTCCATAGTGGGCATCCTGGAGCTGATCTACCGGGAGTTGCCGCAGGAGCGCCTCTTCAGCATCTTCCCCGCCGGCGGCGTATCGGGCACCATCCGGGATTTGTATGCCGATACGCAGCCCTATGTTTACGCCAAAACGGGAACCCTCAGCAACCGCCACTGCCTGAGCGGTTACCTGCTGGCCCAAAGCGGCAAGGTGTACATCTTCAGTTTTATGAACAATAATTATCTGGGGAGCAGCACGCCGGTGAAGAAGGAAATGGAGAAGGTTTTGCGTTATATTAGGGATAATTTTTAA